In Corvus moneduloides isolate bCorMon1 chromosome 3, bCorMon1.pri, whole genome shotgun sequence, one DNA window encodes the following:
- the LOC116441709 gene encoding uncharacterized protein LOC116441709, whose product MSSDHGWNEPSFLFRSGRSHPLRTGAALSCTIAFLEGGGRAGGVAVAAVSAGFAAPWVDPPPPACQVGPAPTAALSAAPAGAASLPAALQLPVPLLQGLPRSVLGAARPPRSPAVPYPVSFSPAQDSVVLGPDDRDSPAQTQWRHEPSSPNCLYGGTNLGSAAGYRIGAHSAAGDYSRAGYCCAGAGDGAVSPGAGTGRGARHSEHTAGAGRVCVRAGHRGTYAHRRSSPCCGHHRSSRRGSRLRRCLSPGPRAGAGGSGATCLSRGAGRGVGPCAPGARITGGGGGADHVGGAGCCNPDSSAKAAANSSRRVPGAARIPASAVSLPAAPPAKAPSSGAAPPASPAQARPKAAVAAPAVWRGTATPSGPTCQSPRGSSGTLLAGGVSSVATPTLASWQDCVTEPRRKNLQETHLP is encoded by the exons ATGTCCTCCGATCACGGATGGAACGAACCGTCTTTTCTCTTTCGTTCCGGGAGATCACACCCCCTCCGGACCGGCGCAGCCCTCAGCTGCACCATTGCCTTcctggaggggggggggagggctgggggagtCGCGGTGGCGGCGGTTTCGGCAGGATTCGCTGCTCCCTGGGTCGATCCGCCGCCGCCTGCTTGCCAGGTCGGTCCAGCACCCACCGCAGCTCTGAGCGCGGCACCAGCGGGCGCAGCGTCGCTGCCAGCCGCGTTACAGCTCCCTGTGCCGCTATTGCAGGGACTGCCCAGGTCGGTTCTGGGCGCGGCCAGGCCGCCCCGGTCCCCCGCGGTCCCGTATCCCGTAAGTTTCAGTCCCGCGCAAGATTCCGTAGTGTTGGGCCCAGATGATCGGGACTCCCCGGCGCAAACGCAGTGGCGGCATGAGCCAAGTTCCCCGAATTGTCTTTATGGGGGAACGAATCTTGGCAGCGCTGCAGGATATAGAATTGGAGCTCACAGCGCTGCCGGGGATTATAGCAGAGCCGGTTATTGTTGCGCTGGGGCGGGAGACGGGGCAGTTAGTCCCGGTGCCGGAACCGGGCGCGGCGCCAGACATTCAGAGCACACCGCCGGAGCCGGCCGCGTATGCGTCAGAGCTGGCCACCGCGGTACATACGCGCACCGCAGATCCAGCCCCTGTTGCGGCCACCACCGCTCTAGCCGCCGAGGCTCCAGGCTCCGGCGCTGCCTCTCCCCTGGCCCCAGAGCTGGCGCGGGCGGAAGTGGCGCTACCTGCCTCAGCCGTGGAGCCGGCCGGGGGGTCGGCCCCTGCGCCCCGGGAGCCCGCATCACGGGGGGCGGGGGCGGAGCCGACCACGTCGGCGGAGCCGGTTGCTGTAACCCCGACTCCTCCGCGAAAGCGGCGGCGAACTCGAGCCGCAGGGTCCCGGGCGCCGCCCGGATTCCAGCCTCCGCGGTTTCACTCCCTGCCGCCCCGCCCGCCAAGGCTCCGAGCTCCGGCGCGGCCCCACCTGCCAGTCCAGCGCAGGCACGGCCGAAAGCGGCAGTAGCAGCCCCGGCCGTATGGCGGGGCACGGCCACGCCTTCTGGGCCAACATGCCAATCTCCCAGGGGATCGTCGGGCACTCTCCTGGCCGGAGGGGTGAGCAGCGTTGCCACGCCAACGCTTGCTTCATGGCAGGATTGCGTAACAGAGCCTAGGCGCAAAAA tctgcaggagACGCACCTGCCTTGA